One Halarcobacter ebronensis genomic window carries:
- a CDS encoding L,D-transpeptidase family protein: MNKIYGILFILFFSFNLFASYLKSDQFNEVEYSNLHLVSAIEEALKQKQNLDINSRLLYKYYKKHKFKPFFTQYRRINNLAVGLINEIKNDEALKLNLSKLLPLDQVDIRTELLKNNPTVENIINFDFLLVSVYHKYMTLLSKGSVNWSLFQKELDELKEKENINANWQRYKTKKDIRLLLYKAYDYNNIHIALDEVNYTFLNAKLLSEAIHNYEQMAKSGGYIKIPNFHKALKLGEYYPEIGVIRERLKQNNLITQKDKDIETINIDKSTSSININNNTLLPIKNSNELYDKELLEAIKKFQKNHGLIPDGIIGKNTLNALNMPIEEKIKKMRINLERMRWLPRNLGDKYILVNIPDFTMKMYSNKEKILDMPIIVGGSKHPTPIFSHRMSQIVLNPYWRIPQGIVKDEIIPNLIKNPNYLEEEDIKIHENWDHDSIEYDTKEFDWNIFLNNNLIGNEESAPMRFIQIPGDKNPLGKMKFLFPNQYSVYLHDTPFKNLFENSNRALSHGCIRLSNPKDLLKTILSQNSKISYEEADEILKNRDRVEFELDKKIPVHIVYLTSWIDEEGELQFRNDVYGYDKMQEKLLF; the protein is encoded by the coding sequence ATGAATAAAATTTATGGAATTTTATTTATTTTATTTTTTTCATTTAATCTATTTGCTTCTTATTTAAAAAGTGATCAATTTAATGAAGTAGAATATAGCAACTTGCATTTAGTTTCTGCAATTGAAGAGGCATTAAAACAGAAACAAAACTTAGATATCAATAGTCGCTTATTATATAAATATTATAAAAAACATAAATTTAAACCATTTTTTACCCAATATCGTCGAATAAATAATTTAGCAGTTGGGTTGATTAATGAAATAAAAAATGATGAAGCTTTAAAATTAAATCTTTCTAAACTTCTTCCCCTAGATCAAGTTGATATAAGAACAGAACTTTTAAAAAACAATCCAACAGTTGAAAATATCATAAATTTTGATTTTCTTTTGGTCTCTGTTTATCATAAATATATGACTCTTCTTTCAAAAGGAAGTGTAAATTGGAGTCTTTTTCAAAAAGAACTTGATGAACTAAAAGAGAAGGAAAATATCAATGCAAACTGGCAAAGATATAAGACTAAAAAAGATATTAGACTTCTGTTATACAAAGCATATGACTATAACAATATTCATATTGCTCTTGATGAAGTAAATTATACTTTTTTAAATGCAAAATTACTATCAGAAGCAATACATAACTATGAACAAATGGCTAAAAGTGGTGGTTATATAAAAATACCAAATTTTCACAAAGCTCTTAAATTGGGAGAATACTATCCAGAAATTGGGGTAATAAGAGAGAGATTAAAACAAAACAATCTTATAACACAAAAAGATAAAGATATTGAGACAATAAACATTGACAAGAGTACCTCTTCTATTAATATAAACAATAATACTTTATTACCAATAAAAAATTCTAATGAGTTGTATGACAAAGAACTCCTTGAAGCAATTAAAAAATTTCAAAAAAACCATGGTCTTATTCCAGATGGAATTATTGGTAAAAACACTTTAAATGCCTTAAATATGCCAATAGAAGAAAAAATTAAAAAAATGAGAATAAATCTGGAAAGAATGAGATGGCTTCCTAGAAATCTTGGAGATAAATATATTCTTGTAAATATTCCTGATTTTACAATGAAAATGTACTCAAATAAAGAAAAGATCCTTGATATGCCAATAATAGTAGGTGGTTCAAAACACCCTACTCCAATTTTTAGCCACAGAATGTCGCAAATTGTTTTAAATCCTTATTGGAGAATTCCCCAAGGGATAGTAAAAGATGAAATTATTCCAAATTTGATAAAAAATCCAAACTATTTAGAAGAGGAAGATATAAAAATTCACGAAAATTGGGATCATGATTCAATTGAGTATGATACAAAAGAGTTTGATTGGAATATTTTTTTAAATAATAATCTTATAGGGAATGAAGAGAGTGCTCCAATGAGATTTATTCAAATTCCTGGAGACAAAAATCCTCTTGGAAAAATGAAATTTCTATTTCCAAATCAATATTCAGTCTATTTGCATGATACTCCATTTAAAAATCTTTTTGAAAATAGTAATAGAGCACTTTCACATGGTTGTATAAGATTATCTAATCCTAAAGATTTACTAAAAACTATCCTTTCACAAAATTCAAAAATTAGTTATGAAGAAGCAGATGAAATTTTAAAAAATAGAGATAGAGTCGAGTTTGAATTAGATAAAAAAATACCTGTTCACATTGTCTATTTAACCTCTTGGATAGATGAAGAAGGGGAATTACAGTTTAGAAATGATGTATATGGTTATGACAAAATGCAAGAGAAGCTTCTTTTCTAA
- a CDS encoding OFA family MFS transporter, producing MVEKNRWLMALAAVGVHICIGSVYAWSVYVKPIQESLHWSLTDVTISFSIAILFLGLSAALMGKFVEKNGPRVSAIIAASFFGLGTMGSGLAILMESKLLLYFFYGVLGGCGLGIGYISPVSTLVKWFPDKRGMATGLAIMGFGFASAIWGPTIKILIEAVGIANTFFILGATYFVIMFLSALYLQKPEADFMPKRFKKKLQEGKKTLKKDLANLTLKEALKTPRFYGLWLMLFINVTCGIAIIGVASPLLQEVVGISAIAAAAAVGLMGIFNGAGRILWASISDIITRPVVYIIFFATQVVAFYMLPSITQIVVFQFVLYFIMTCYGGGFASIPAYIGDIFGTKELGAIHGYILTAWAAAGLVGPLIISIVKDMTGSYAQTLYVFAAFFIIALVVSVLMLIDVKKLKRELK from the coding sequence ATGGTTGAGAAAAATCGTTGGCTTATGGCACTTGCGGCAGTTGGTGTGCATATCTGCATAGGTTCTGTTTATGCTTGGAGTGTTTATGTAAAGCCTATTCAAGAGAGTTTACATTGGAGTTTGACTGATGTTACTATCTCTTTTAGTATAGCAATACTTTTTTTGGGACTCTCTGCTGCTCTTATGGGAAAATTTGTTGAAAAAAATGGTCCTAGAGTTTCTGCAATTATAGCTGCATCATTTTTTGGTTTGGGAACCATGGGTTCTGGACTTGCAATTTTGATGGAGTCAAAACTTCTTTTATACTTTTTTTATGGAGTTTTAGGTGGCTGTGGACTGGGAATAGGATATATCTCACCTGTTTCTACTTTGGTTAAATGGTTTCCTGATAAAAGAGGAATGGCTACTGGTTTGGCTATTATGGGATTTGGTTTTGCTTCGGCTATTTGGGGTCCTACAATTAAAATTCTAATAGAGGCAGTTGGAATTGCAAATACTTTTTTTATTTTGGGTGCCACTTATTTTGTAATAATGTTTTTATCTGCCTTATATTTACAAAAACCTGAGGCAGATTTTATGCCAAAAAGATTTAAAAAGAAGCTACAAGAGGGTAAAAAAACTCTTAAAAAAGATTTGGCAAACTTAACACTAAAAGAGGCATTAAAGACTCCAAGATTTTATGGTCTTTGGCTTATGCTTTTTATAAATGTGACTTGTGGAATAGCAATTATTGGTGTTGCTTCCCCTTTATTGCAAGAGGTTGTAGGAATTTCAGCAATTGCAGCAGCTGCTGCCGTTGGATTAATGGGAATATTTAATGGAGCAGGAAGGATTCTTTGGGCTTCAATTTCAGATATTATAACAAGACCCGTTGTTTATATTATCTTTTTTGCTACTCAAGTAGTTGCTTTTTATATGTTACCTTCAATTACACAAATAGTTGTTTTTCAATTTGTTTTATACTTTATTATGACTTGTTATGGGGGAGGTTTTGCTTCAATTCCAGCTTATATTGGTGATATTTTTGGTACAAAAGAACTTGGAGCAATTCATGGTTATATTTTAACTGCTTGGGCAGCAGCAGGACTTGTTGGACCACTTATTATCTCAATTGTAAAAGATATGACAGGAAGTTATGCCCAAACTCTTTATGTTTTTGCGGCATTTTTTATAATTGCATTAGTGGTGTCAGTTTTAATGCTTATTGATGTGAAAAAATTAAAAAGAGAGTTAAAATAG
- the sstT gene encoding serine/threonine transporter SstT, translated as MNLKSIVSRYARGNLVLQIIVGIVLGIIVSMLSKDLAASVSILGDLFVKALKAIAPILVFVLVTSAIATKEPGVETKIKPIIVLYAIGTFLSAMLAVIVSFMFPTTLVFLESGSDALNPPSSIIEVLKTVLFNVVDNPVNALLTGNFIGVLAWAIALGFAMHNTSSETKKILFELSSAVTKIVEFIIKLAPFGIFGLVAETFAKTGFETLLTYSKLIVVLVATMLFVAFVLNPLIVFFKTKKNPYPLVITCIKDSGITAFFTRSSAANIPVNLNLCKKLGLHEDTYSISIPLGATTNMAGAAITITILTLATVNTLGINVDLGTAFLLCIISSLAACGTSGVAGGSILLIPLACSLFGISNDIAMQVVATGFIIGVIQDSMETALNSSTDVVFTAACHDENMN; from the coding sequence ATGAATTTAAAAAGTATTGTTTCAAGATATGCCCGTGGTAATTTGGTTTTACAAATTATTGTAGGTATTGTATTGGGAATCATAGTCTCTATGCTTTCAAAAGATTTAGCAGCTTCAGTCTCTATATTAGGAGACTTGTTTGTGAAAGCATTAAAAGCTATTGCACCTATTTTAGTTTTTGTTTTAGTTACTTCAGCTATTGCAACAAAAGAACCAGGAGTCGAAACAAAAATAAAACCTATTATTGTTTTATATGCAATAGGAACTTTTCTTTCTGCAATGCTTGCAGTAATTGTAAGTTTTATGTTTCCTACGACTCTTGTTTTTTTAGAATCAGGAAGTGATGCTTTAAATCCACCAAGCAGTATTATTGAAGTTTTAAAAACTGTACTATTTAATGTTGTTGATAATCCTGTGAATGCTCTTTTAACTGGGAATTTTATTGGTGTATTAGCTTGGGCTATTGCACTTGGTTTTGCTATGCATAATACCTCTTCAGAGACAAAAAAGATTCTTTTTGAACTTTCATCTGCTGTTACAAAAATAGTTGAGTTTATTATAAAACTTGCACCTTTTGGTATCTTTGGATTAGTTGCAGAAACTTTTGCAAAAACAGGTTTTGAAACACTTCTTACTTACTCTAAACTTATAGTTGTATTGGTTGCAACAATGCTTTTTGTTGCTTTTGTTTTAAACCCATTAATTGTTTTTTTTAAAACAAAGAAAAATCCATACCCTTTAGTAATTACTTGTATTAAAGATAGTGGTATTACAGCATTTTTTACAAGAAGTAGTGCAGCAAATATCCCTGTTAATTTAAATCTTTGTAAAAAATTAGGGCTTCATGAGGATACTTACTCTATTTCAATCCCTTTGGGAGCAACTACTAATATGGCAGGGGCTGCTATTACTATTACTATATTAACTCTTGCAACAGTTAATACTCTTGGAATAAATGTTGATTTAGGAACAGCTTTTCTTTTATGTATTATCTCAAGTTTGGCTGCTTGTGGTACTTCTGGGGTTGCTGGTGGATCTATTCTTTTAATACCTTTGGCTTGTTCTTTATTTGGAATCTCAAATGATATAGCTATGCAAGTTGTTGCAACTGGATTTATTATTGGAGTTATTCAAGACTCTATGGAGACAGCTTTAAACTCTTCTACTGATGTTGTTTTTACAGCAGCATGCCATGATGAAAATATGAACTAA
- a CDS encoding cysteine-rich CWC family protein, translated as MIDSKICPFCKKTNGCQADIPNNDCWCNHIKVPLELRELITEEFRMKACICRECIELFIKDRNCFIDKYIINKIIN; from the coding sequence GTGATTGATTCTAAAATTTGTCCTTTCTGCAAAAAAACAAATGGTTGCCAAGCAGATATTCCAAATAATGATTGTTGGTGTAATCATATAAAAGTTCCTCTTGAATTAAGAGAATTAATTACAGAAGAATTTAGAATGAAAGCTTGTATTTGTAGGGAATGTATTGAACTATTCATAAAAGATAGAAACTGTTTTATTGACAAATATATAATCAATAAAATCATTAATTAA
- a CDS encoding class I SAM-dependent methyltransferase, whose amino-acid sequence MTLDDLKEIIEKNFEKRTREFKRVFHGRGNFYEDFSYLTVDCIDEILFVCFYEKKELQEQIEKLLEELALTYAFKTFVVQERYLEKAPCKVIFGALKKEEIVVENGLKYSINFDNRNIGIFPDMKRGREYIKEISKDKTVLNLFSYTCAFSVVALSGGAKKVVNVDMAKNALSIGRENHHLNSLDTKKVKFMPYNILKSWSRIKKEAPYDIIIIDPPSFQKGSFAATKDYEKIIKRLDELASKQCLILSCLNAPELDADFIKELFKQNASSFKFIKRLDNLDEFVSKDENRALKNMIFERKLSD is encoded by the coding sequence GTGACATTAGATGATTTAAAAGAGATAATAGAAAAAAATTTTGAAAAAAGAACTAGAGAGTTTAAAAGAGTTTTTCATGGGCGTGGGAACTTCTATGAGGATTTTTCATATTTAACTGTTGATTGTATAGATGAAATACTCTTTGTTTGTTTTTATGAGAAGAAGGAACTTCAAGAACAAATAGAAAAACTCTTAGAAGAACTTGCCCTAACTTATGCTTTTAAAACCTTTGTCGTTCAAGAAAGATATTTAGAAAAAGCACCTTGTAAAGTTATCTTTGGAGCGTTGAAAAAAGAAGAGATAGTAGTTGAAAATGGTTTAAAGTATTCAATAAATTTTGATAATAGAAATATTGGAATTTTCCCTGATATGAAGAGAGGAAGAGAGTATATAAAAGAGATATCAAAAGATAAAACTGTTTTAAACCTTTTCTCTTATACTTGTGCTTTTTCTGTAGTTGCATTAAGTGGTGGGGCAAAAAAAGTAGTAAATGTTGATATGGCAAAAAATGCTTTAAGTATAGGAAGAGAAAATCATCATTTAAACAGTCTTGATACAAAAAAAGTAAAATTTATGCCCTATAATATTCTAAAATCTTGGAGTAGAATAAAAAAAGAGGCTCCTTATGATATCATCATAATAGATCCGCCATCTTTTCAAAAAGGAAGTTTTGCTGCGACAAAAGATTATGAAAAGATAATAAAAAGATTGGATGAATTAGCTTCAAAGCAGTGTTTAATTTTATCTTGTCTAAACGCTCCTGAATTAGATGCAGATTTTATAAAAGAACTTTTTAAACAAAATGCTTCAAGTTTTAAATTTATAAAAAGATTAGATAATCTTGATGAGTTTGTTTCAAAGGATGAAAATAGGGCTCTTAAAAATATGATTTTTGAAAGGAAGTTGAGTGATTGA
- a CDS encoding MarR family winged helix-turn-helix transcriptional regulator, with protein sequence MSICFLSLETSKVFNDLILKKLQEEGFDNLSASLITIFPFIAEYKNISISSLAQKLGYSRQAMHKNLKKLESSSYIILKQLENKKEKIVVFTKRGNNLMLVANSFIQSIQEELYSQIGTKDINNFIRTQQRIFEILNTKV encoded by the coding sequence ATGTCAATATGTTTTTTATCTCTAGAAACAAGCAAAGTTTTTAATGACTTGATATTAAAGAAGTTGCAAGAAGAGGGCTTTGATAATCTATCTGCCTCTTTGATAACAATTTTCCCATTTATTGCAGAGTATAAAAATATCTCAATAAGTTCATTAGCTCAAAAACTAGGTTATTCAAGACAAGCAATGCATAAAAATCTAAAGAAATTAGAATCTTCATCTTATATAATTTTAAAACAGTTAGAAAACAAAAAAGAAAAAATTGTTGTATTTACAAAAAGAGGGAACAACCTAATGCTTGTAGCAAATAGTTTTATACAAAGTATTCAAGAAGAGTTATATTCACAAATTGGAACAAAAGATATAAATAATTTTATAAGAACTCAGCAAAGAATTTTTGAAATTTTAAATACAAAGGTTTAA
- a CDS encoding monooxygenase translates to MKFLLQLDFPYNGPFNKEMTEAMNDLAKDIATEKGLIFKLWTENKETNEAGGIYVFDNMEDAKRYLKKHTERLESFGFKNIKGKFFEINEKLSLLSKATFLKNL, encoded by the coding sequence ATGAAATTCCTTTTACAACTAGATTTTCCATATAATGGACCATTTAATAAAGAGATGACAGAAGCAATGAACGACTTAGCAAAAGATATAGCAACTGAAAAAGGACTTATTTTTAAACTATGGACAGAGAATAAAGAGACAAATGAAGCAGGTGGAATATATGTTTTTGATAATATGGAAGATGCCAAAAGATATCTAAAAAAACATACTGAAAGATTAGAAAGTTTTGGTTTCAAAAATATTAAAGGAAAATTTTTTGAGATAAATGAAAAGTTAAGTCTTTTAAGTAAAGCCACTTTTTTAAAAAATCTATAA
- a CDS encoding GreA/GreB family elongation factor: MQKELITEFGYQEIVKEFNKLLKEKPYWVKEKELAAQLGDRSENAEYISAKEMIRNIDKRLRYLDKIINSSTVVDTTKIPHKKVNFGSQVTLLDLDSNEKKEYVIVGTYETNPNENRISNKSPFGKALLGKELNEEFEFEINNQHFEYEIIDIKMYEFK; this comes from the coding sequence ATGCAAAAAGAGTTAATAACAGAGTTTGGATATCAAGAAATAGTAAAAGAGTTTAACAAACTTTTAAAAGAGAAACCATATTGGGTAAAAGAGAAAGAGCTTGCAGCCCAGCTTGGTGATAGAAGTGAAAATGCTGAATATATCTCTGCAAAAGAGATGATACGAAATATAGATAAAAGATTACGATATTTAGATAAAATCATAAACAGTTCAACTGTTGTTGATACTACAAAAATTCCCCACAAAAAAGTAAATTTTGGTTCTCAAGTTACCCTTTTAGATTTAGATAGTAATGAAAAAAAAGAGTATGTGATAGTAGGTACTTATGAAACAAATCCAAATGAAAATAGAATCTCAAACAAATCTCCCTTTGGAAAGGCTCTTTTAGGGAAAGAGTTAAATGAGGAGTTTGAGTTTGAGATAAATAATCAACACTTTGAGTATGAGATTATTGATATAAAAATGTATGAGTTTAAGTAG
- a CDS encoding ArsC/Spx/MgsR family protein, producing MFYAKKKITFYEKPGCAGNKKQKDVLKANGVDFEVKSMLSQKWDTQTLNSFFYGLEKEQIINQFAPQIKSGELNIANYTKDELIKLMIKEPLLIKRPLIEVDDIRICGFDISKLNLALNLEIDTNKEIGTCQSSDSCTTV from the coding sequence ATGTTTTATGCTAAAAAGAAGATTACATTTTATGAAAAACCAGGGTGCGCAGGAAATAAAAAGCAGAAAGATGTTTTAAAAGCAAACGGAGTTGATTTTGAAGTAAAATCAATGCTTTCTCAAAAATGGGATACCCAAACACTTAACTCTTTTTTCTATGGTTTAGAAAAAGAGCAGATAATTAATCAGTTTGCACCACAAATAAAAAGTGGAGAGTTAAATATAGCTAATTACACAAAAGATGAGTTAATTAAGCTTATGATTAAAGAGCCTCTTTTAATAAAAAGACCTTTAATTGAAGTTGATGATATTAGAATTTGTGGTTTTGATATTTCTAAATTGAATCTTGCATTAAATCTTGAAATTGATACTAATAAAGAGATTGGTACTTGCCAAAGTAGTGATTCATGCACAACTGTTTAG
- a CDS encoding aldo/keto reductase produces MLSKYSFGTYRVTYQNPLHKEALKFALDNGIKHIDTSSNYMYGEAEVLIGQVLENRKREDFVIVSKGGYIQGPLLKKVKEGLKVDDLVKYDEDCFHSINPDFISEQIEASLKRLNTSYIDVYLLHNPEYYLLKEIKGGMTAEAMLEHYNTMQQRIKRVFALLELKAKEGKIKAYGISSNSFAKKRSDMHFLEYKHLVGYAKEIMGDKHHFKVIQLPMNLFERDGEECAKWAHENGLEVQVNRPLNAFKENKMLRLASYDECINYELLLNQVKEIPNEHFQEALKELLAIENEYRWAGDVDDIIEYEVIPYMVNKAGLDPIYFQLFDNFLDGYKNNVKSKISKKVSEEIKIEEPLDFYALKFLEEKEYITRILVGMRDVRYVQKVLAYNRS; encoded by the coding sequence ATGCTATCAAAATACTCATTTGGAACTTATAGGGTAACTTACCAAAATCCACTTCATAAAGAGGCTCTGAAATTTGCTTTGGATAATGGAATAAAACATATTGATACTTCATCAAACTATATGTATGGTGAAGCAGAAGTTTTAATAGGACAAGTTTTAGAAAATAGAAAAAGAGAAGATTTTGTTATTGTTTCAAAAGGTGGGTATATTCAAGGTCCACTTTTAAAAAAAGTAAAAGAGGGACTTAAAGTTGATGATTTAGTAAAATATGATGAAGATTGTTTTCACTCAATAAATCCAGATTTTATAAGTGAACAAATTGAAGCTTCATTAAAAAGACTAAACACTAGCTATATTGATGTGTATCTACTTCACAATCCAGAATATTATCTTTTAAAAGAGATAAAAGGGGGAATGACTGCTGAAGCTATGTTAGAGCATTATAATACAATGCAACAAAGAATAAAAAGAGTTTTTGCCTTACTTGAACTAAAAGCAAAAGAGGGAAAAATAAAAGCCTATGGAATTAGTTCAAACTCATTTGCCAAAAAACGTTCAGATATGCACTTTTTAGAATACAAACATTTAGTTGGTTATGCAAAAGAGATTATGGGAGATAAACACCACTTTAAAGTAATACAACTTCCAATGAATCTTTTTGAAAGAGATGGTGAAGAGTGTGCAAAATGGGCACATGAAAATGGCTTAGAAGTACAAGTAAATAGACCATTAAATGCTTTTAAAGAGAACAAAATGCTAAGGCTAGCTAGTTATGATGAGTGTATCAACTATGAGCTTCTTTTAAATCAAGTAAAAGAGATACCAAATGAACACTTCCAAGAGGCTCTAAAAGAACTTTTAGCTATTGAAAATGAGTATAGATGGGCAGGAGATGTTGACGATATTATTGAGTATGAAGTTATCCCTTATATGGTAAATAAAGCAGGACTTGATCCAATATATTTCCAACTCTTTGATAACTTTTTAGATGGTTATAAAAACAATGTAAAAAGTAAAATATCAAAAAAAGTAAGTGAAGAGATAAAAATAGAGGAGCCTTTAGACTTCTATGCACTTAAATTTTTAGAAGAGAAAGAGTATATAACTAGAATCTTAGTTGGGATGAGAGATGTAAGATATGTACAAAAAGTATTGGCTTATAACAGAAGTTAA